The following proteins are co-located in the Thermoproteota archaeon genome:
- a CDS encoding PLP-dependent aminotransferase family protein, producing the protein MTGPKVEFSAWTRLIPESEIRRLLKYKVRYYFAGGKPGVLPLGAFPMILNTLALQELESIFSGREVEVIEDYNYGPTDGLPEVRKVMANMMRERDGIDLDPEEGWKEVLITTGSQQSIHLVLDVLLNPDDLVIVPAPVYLGFVNVVTKFRGQVIAVPGDKQGMIPEYVDKAIDRAINKFGRKPKLIYVVADSDNPSGTTMPENRRRALLDVAKDKGLYLVEDAAYREIQFRGERLKPIRALDEDGSTVIYMRTTSKEVAVLRVGYNLMPPEVREEVVKAKGYNDLCTPTITQKIAKVYYERYFSQFIERVREGYRKRYEAMAKAIDEDFPDGERTDPTGGFFIWWEALKKDFDSKKFLEEVAIPNDVLYVPGQAFYPLKGYIFHPESGDLVDASNSPTNALRLSYSYMEPEVIEEGIRKLGSLLKDYLS; encoded by the coding sequence TTGACTGGACCTAAGGTCGAATTCTCAGCTTGGACTAGGCTCATCCCAGAGTCAGAGATAAGGAGGTTACTGAAGTATAAGGTGAGGTACTATTTCGCTGGGGGCAAACCGGGAGTCCTACCCCTCGGTGCCTTTCCGATGATACTAAACACCTTGGCCCTCCAAGAGCTTGAGAGCATATTTTCCGGAAGGGAGGTCGAGGTGATAGAGGACTACAACTACGGACCGACCGACGGCCTTCCAGAGGTAAGGAAGGTAATGGCCAACATGATGAGGGAGAGGGACGGTATAGATCTAGACCCCGAGGAGGGATGGAAGGAGGTCCTGATAACCACAGGTTCACAGCAATCCATCCATCTGGTACTGGACGTCCTACTCAACCCAGATGATCTGGTGATAGTACCCGCTCCCGTCTACCTCGGATTTGTGAACGTGGTTACCAAGTTCAGGGGGCAAGTGATAGCCGTACCTGGAGATAAGCAGGGGATGATCCCGGAGTACGTGGACAAGGCTATAGATAGGGCCATCAACAAGTTCGGGAGGAAACCCAAGCTAATATATGTAGTGGCCGATTCTGACAACCCGTCCGGAACGACAATGCCGGAGAACAGGAGGAGAGCTCTCCTAGATGTTGCGAAGGATAAGGGGCTGTATTTGGTAGAGGACGCGGCCTACAGGGAGATACAGTTTAGAGGGGAGAGACTCAAGCCCATAAGAGCCCTCGACGAGGATGGGAGCACCGTAATATACATGAGAACCACCAGCAAGGAGGTCGCTGTGCTCAGGGTCGGGTACAACCTCATGCCTCCAGAGGTAAGAGAAGAGGTCGTCAAGGCCAAGGGCTACAACGACCTCTGCACCCCCACAATAACCCAGAAGATCGCCAAAGTGTACTACGAGAGGTATTTCTCACAGTTCATAGAGAGGGTGAGGGAAGGTTACAGGAAGAGGTACGAGGCCATGGCAAAGGCGATAGACGAGGACTTCCCGGATGGCGAGAGGACTGATCCCACCGGCGGGTTCTTCATATGGTGGGAGGCTCTTAAGAAAGATTTCGACTCCAAGAAGTTCTTGGAGGAGGTAGCCATACCCAACGATGTGCTGTACGTTCCCGGACAGGCCTTCTACCCGCTTAAGGGATACATATTCCATCCCGAGAGCGGAGACTTGGTGGATGCATCGAACAGCCCGACCAACGCCCTTAGACTGAGCTATTCCTACATGGAGCCTGAGGTGATTGAAGAGGGCATAAGGAAGCTGGGATCCCTTCTGAAGGATTATCTCTCCTAG
- a CDS encoding radical SAM protein, which yields MPRDSLVDRGYDPLALSRIVEEKVTKPSLEGQLRRYYRFRPSRFYGGIFTADAVGCNLRCIFCWSFRHAVNAESGRFYSAREVAKILIDGAKRRGFSKVRVSGAEPTIGRDHLIELIEELEGSGLLFILETNAILLSDKSYARDLTRDHVHVRVSLKGTTPDQFSKLTGAKKEGFYLQLAGLRNLLESGASVHVSAVISFSKEEEVSQLLERLRELDPVLERGFEPELVVLYPSVRERLRKARITPEIAVMPDGSLVSGKI from the coding sequence TTGCCAAGAGACTCTCTCGTTGATAGGGGGTATGATCCCCTAGCCCTCTCGAGGATCGTCGAGGAGAAGGTTACTAAGCCTTCGTTGGAGGGGCAGCTCAGGAGATACTATAGATTCCGCCCCTCCAGATTTTACGGCGGCATCTTCACCGCCGATGCCGTTGGGTGCAACTTGAGATGTATCTTTTGCTGGAGCTTCCGCCATGCCGTCAATGCGGAATCAGGCAGGTTTTACTCAGCTAGAGAAGTGGCTAAGATCCTGATAGATGGAGCTAAGAGACGTGGATTCTCGAAGGTGAGGGTCAGCGGTGCTGAACCTACCATAGGGAGGGACCACCTCATCGAACTGATCGAGGAATTGGAGGGAAGTGGCCTCCTCTTCATATTAGAGACGAACGCCATACTCTTATCAGACAAGAGTTATGCTAGGGATCTGACGAGAGATCACGTTCATGTGAGGGTCTCTCTAAAGGGAACAACCCCTGATCAGTTCTCTAAACTGACGGGCGCCAAGAAGGAGGGGTTTTACCTTCAACTGGCTGGATTGAGGAACCTGTTGGAGAGCGGAGCCAGCGTACACGTATCAGCAGTGATAAGCTTTTCAAAAGAGGAAGAGGTCTCTCAACTTCTAGAGAGGCTTAGGGAGCTAGATCCAGTTCTAGAAAGGGGTTTCGAGCCTGAGCTAGTGGTTTTGTATCCCAGCGTCAGGGAGAGGTTAAGAAAGGCAAGGATAACTCCGGAAATCGCCGTTATGCCAGATGGTTCGTTAGTTAGCGGGAAAATTTGA
- a CDS encoding FumA C-terminus/TtdB family hydratase beta subunit: MAEYRLETPVSEEDVRKLKVGDIVYLDGIIITGRDQVHRRALELAAKGEKDKVPVDLEGMALYHCGPIVKKIDDEWRIFGFGPTTSARMESVEADFIREFKVRLIIGKGGMFERTTQGMKEYGAAYLAYPGGTSAVATSAVKRVVDVHWLDLGTPEAMWVVEVENFGPTMVAIDSHGNNLYTDVLSKAKKVAEEIKAKF; this comes from the coding sequence ATGGCCGAGTACAGGTTGGAGACTCCTGTATCTGAGGAGGATGTTAGGAAGCTCAAGGTTGGCGATATCGTCTACCTAGACGGGATAATTATAACCGGGAGGGATCAGGTACACAGAAGGGCCTTGGAGCTTGCAGCTAAGGGAGAGAAGGACAAGGTCCCGGTTGACTTGGAGGGAATGGCCCTCTATCACTGCGGCCCCATAGTCAAGAAGATAGATGACGAGTGGAGGATATTCGGGTTTGGCCCGACGACCAGCGCCAGGATGGAGAGCGTCGAGGCTGACTTCATCAGGGAGTTCAAGGTGAGGCTGATAATAGGTAAGGGAGGAATGTTCGAGAGGACCACGCAGGGAATGAAGGAGTATGGCGCCGCCTACTTGGCCTATCCCGGTGGAACTTCGGCTGTGGCTACCAGTGCGGTGAAAAGAGTAGTTGACGTTCACTGGCTGGATCTGGGTACGCCCGAGGCGATGTGGGTCGTTGAAGTCGAGAACTTTGGTCCCACCATGGTCGCCATAGATTCCCACGGCAATAACCTCTACACCGATGTGCTGAGCAAGGCCAAGAAGGTGGCAGAGGAGATAAAGGCCAAGTTCTGA
- a CDS encoding radical SAM protein: protein MEERASGVEVNDLIYFLRRLLGNPLTRSVIRRLGPPKNIVKLLGIYAGVEEPTNLRERTLSSTLTLILSKAASRFGVEEESLRNGLKDAYMRRGVANVLLGIAYYGITRPQRLYAPFMVVWDFTKRCNLRCRHCYANAGPFPAPDELTLDKKLEVLRQLDEAGVAALSFSGGEPLMSPDFWIVARKAAETGMYVSVATNGTLIRPDVAERLKQIGVRYVEVSLDSPYPEDHDRFRGVRGAWERSVQGIKNAKSAGLEVGIATTVTKMNYRQLPEMIELAKELKVDRFIAFNFIPTGRGKEIVEMDLSPRERYEILELLYEELTSGELQAFSTSPIYAVVSLKGVDKGGKLAPTHFADLNIPDEYMAAGFALGEFLGGCGAGRIYCSIEHNGDIQPCVFMPIVVGNVLRDGFLNVWQNNELFNKLRDRDSHYCSFCPYRYICGGCRARAYAYYGDPLGPDPSCEFNERLWEELVSEVESAHEVGILQR from the coding sequence ATGGAGGAGCGGGCGAGTGGAGTGGAGGTCAACGATCTGATCTACTTCCTGAGGAGGCTCCTTGGCAATCCACTAACTCGCTCGGTTATAAGGAGGTTAGGCCCTCCTAAGAACATCGTTAAGCTTCTGGGAATATACGCGGGAGTGGAGGAGCCTACTAACTTGAGGGAGAGGACCCTTTCCTCCACGCTCACTTTAATACTATCCAAGGCAGCGTCCAGATTCGGTGTAGAGGAGGAATCCCTGAGGAATGGTCTGAAAGATGCCTACATGAGGAGGGGAGTCGCCAACGTTCTCCTAGGCATAGCTTACTATGGTATCACCAGGCCCCAGAGACTTTACGCTCCCTTCATGGTCGTGTGGGACTTTACCAAGAGGTGCAATCTCAGGTGTAGGCACTGTTATGCTAACGCGGGACCCTTCCCAGCTCCTGATGAGCTCACCCTAGATAAGAAGCTCGAGGTGCTCAGGCAACTCGACGAGGCTGGAGTGGCCGCACTCTCCTTTTCTGGAGGGGAGCCTCTTATGAGCCCAGATTTCTGGATTGTGGCCAGAAAGGCGGCTGAAACCGGGATGTACGTCAGTGTGGCGACAAATGGGACCCTGATAAGGCCGGATGTCGCTGAGAGGTTGAAGCAGATAGGGGTGAGGTATGTCGAGGTGAGCCTAGATTCTCCGTACCCAGAGGACCACGACAGGTTCCGTGGGGTGAGGGGAGCATGGGAGAGGTCAGTGCAGGGCATCAAGAACGCGAAAAGCGCGGGTCTGGAGGTGGGCATCGCTACGACCGTCACTAAGATGAACTACAGGCAGCTCCCGGAGATGATAGAATTAGCGAAGGAGCTGAAGGTCGATCGCTTCATAGCCTTCAACTTCATACCGACTGGTAGAGGGAAGGAGATCGTTGAGATGGACCTGTCCCCGAGGGAGAGGTATGAAATACTTGAGTTACTTTACGAAGAGCTGACCTCAGGGGAACTACAAGCCTTCTCCACAAGTCCCATCTACGCCGTGGTCTCCTTGAAGGGAGTTGATAAAGGAGGAAAGCTCGCTCCAACTCACTTCGCCGACCTGAATATACCTGACGAGTACATGGCGGCCGGCTTCGCTCTCGGGGAGTTTCTGGGGGGATGCGGTGCAGGGAGGATATACTGCTCCATAGAGCATAACGGAGATATACAACCGTGCGTCTTCATGCCCATTGTCGTAGGCAACGTCCTGAGGGATGGTTTCCTAAACGTATGGCAGAACAACGAGCTGTTCAACAAGTTGAGGGATAGGGATTCCCATTACTGCTCCTTCTGCCCCTACAGGTACATATGTGGAGGATGCAGGGCGAGGGCGTATGCCTACTACGGAGATCCCCTTGGACCAGATCCCAGCTGCGAGTTCAACGAGAGGCTGTGGGAGGAATTGGTCTCTGAGGTCGAATCCGCTCATGAGGTGGGGATCCTCCAGAGATAA
- a CDS encoding fumarate hydratase gives MPDLKESIKSGIVTMMREAAFNVPRDVKEALQRAYEIEDNPVAKANLEAILRNIEVSGKTKLPMCQDTGTPTFFIELGEDFPLKSELRPLIEEAVRIATGEIPLRPNAVDPWTYKNSGDNTGRYVPIIHLELVPGSEMKVIYLAKGGGSENTSKLYMLSPVLGLKGIKRAVIDAMVDAGPKPCPPIVVGVGVGGSADMALKLAKKATFRRLDEPNPDPKLAEIEQELLEKINSLGLGPMGLGGKTYALGVKIEWAHKHPASLPVGINTQCWAFRRSEAVFDSNGNMKLLVPP, from the coding sequence ATGCCGGATTTGAAGGAATCCATCAAGAGTGGTATCGTGACCATGATGAGGGAGGCTGCTTTTAACGTCCCAAGAGATGTAAAGGAGGCCCTTCAGAGGGCATATGAGATTGAAGACAACCCTGTGGCCAAGGCCAACTTGGAGGCAATCCTCAGGAACATAGAGGTCTCCGGGAAGACCAAGCTCCCTATGTGTCAGGATACTGGAACTCCGACCTTCTTCATTGAGCTGGGAGAGGACTTTCCGCTGAAATCTGAACTCAGGCCCTTAATAGAGGAAGCGGTCAGGATCGCCACGGGCGAGATCCCCCTCAGGCCCAACGCGGTAGATCCATGGACCTATAAGAACTCCGGTGACAACACCGGGAGGTACGTGCCGATCATCCACTTGGAGCTGGTTCCGGGTTCGGAGATGAAGGTAATCTACCTAGCTAAGGGAGGAGGGAGTGAGAACACATCCAAGCTTTACATGCTGAGCCCGGTTCTGGGTTTGAAGGGAATAAAGAGGGCAGTCATAGATGCGATGGTTGATGCCGGTCCGAAGCCCTGCCCACCCATAGTGGTGGGCGTTGGCGTGGGCGGCAGCGCGGACATGGCCCTGAAGCTCGCTAAGAAGGCGACCTTCAGGAGGCTTGACGAGCCCAACCCTGACCCCAAGCTGGCTGAAATAGAGCAGGAACTGCTGGAGAAGATAAACTCCCTCGGGCTGGGGCCCATGGGCTTGGGAGGGAAGACCTACGCTTTAGGCGTCAAGATAGAGTGGGCTCACAAGCATCCAGCCAGCCTTCCCGTTGGAATAAACACTCAGTGCTGGGCGTTCAGGAGATCCGAGGCAGTGTTTGACAGCAACGGGAACATGAAGTTGCTGGTTCCCCCGTGA
- a CDS encoding single-stranded DNA-binding protein (in Sulfolobus solfataricus this protein plays a role in promoter opening and RNA polymerase recruitment under specific conditions): protein MSTSKKVSELRPGDNSVNVKVRVIEAGEPRVVETRKGPRTLSEATVGDETGRVTLTLWGDHAGKLSEGQVVELQNAFTTVYRGKVQLNLGNLGSIAEAENSDVVPADQIPEDVPEAPEDYRPPRRRRSYGGYGRDNSYRGRPRW from the coding sequence ATGTCGACCAGCAAGAAAGTATCCGAGCTAAGACCCGGAGATAATAGCGTCAACGTGAAGGTCCGGGTCATCGAAGCGGGCGAACCCCGCGTTGTAGAGACTAGGAAGGGCCCCCGAACTCTTTCGGAGGCTACTGTTGGGGATGAGACCGGTAGGGTCACCTTGACTTTGTGGGGAGACCACGCTGGAAAGCTGTCCGAGGGACAGGTTGTTGAGCTCCAGAATGCCTTCACCACCGTCTATAGGGGAAAGGTACAGCTTAACTTGGGTAACCTAGGCAGCATAGCCGAGGCAGAAAATTCAGACGTTGTTCCAGCTGATCAGATACCAGAGGATGTTCCAGAGGCCCCCGAGGATTACAGGCCTCCTAGGAGAAGGAGGAGCTACGGAGGGTACGGAAGGGATAACAGCTACAGGGGCAGGCCTAGGTGGTAA
- a CDS encoding Mur ligase family protein, whose protein sequence is MGDPPWRIADKRISVQGTRGKTSLSISLHSEVVYREKTSFCKVTGTLPLLCIGKDVKILRRRGSTRLYENLLNVPHSDYCVLENQGVSPYTMRVFNDLFVKPQIVAVTNVRLDHVEEMGRTREKIARSIASSFGEAEIVFSGEMNDHLNDIMSRKAKKLVRVRPAHPHLPGAEIPALLNEILEFLGLGSANIDAYLEAIRKKLRWREINGIVYFNASKVNDPDSATLLVRWLGERPFIFIQLRRDRPGRTWAFLKMMRERWVDYSKVAVAGEWSYEFSKRVGGMYLPDSCEGTDLLLDEVRRSGSPLFITGNRRGSLVRCLLPRLGVKDEVPTLMGKSGDGVLSLP, encoded by the coding sequence ATGGGCGACCCGCCTTGGAGGATAGCTGATAAGAGGATCTCCGTCCAAGGGACTAGGGGGAAGACAAGCTTATCCATTTCGTTGCACAGTGAGGTAGTCTACAGGGAGAAGACCTCCTTCTGCAAGGTCACTGGTACGCTTCCTCTCCTTTGTATCGGGAAGGACGTCAAGATCCTGAGGCGTAGAGGATCCACTAGGCTTTATGAGAACCTCCTTAACGTCCCACATTCGGATTATTGCGTTCTAGAGAATCAGGGGGTGTCCCCCTACACGATGAGGGTGTTCAACGATCTCTTTGTTAAACCACAAATCGTTGCTGTGACCAATGTAAGGCTAGATCACGTGGAGGAGATGGGCAGGACTAGGGAGAAAATAGCTAGATCCATTGCCTCTTCCTTTGGAGAAGCAGAAATAGTGTTCAGTGGTGAGATGAACGACCACTTAAATGATATAATGAGTAGAAAAGCTAAGAAGCTCGTAAGGGTCAGACCTGCTCACCCCCACCTGCCGGGTGCTGAGATCCCCGCTCTTCTGAACGAAATCTTGGAATTTCTCGGGTTAGGAAGTGCGAACATCGATGCTTATCTTGAGGCAATCAGGAAGAAGCTTAGGTGGAGGGAGATTAACGGGATAGTTTATTTCAACGCATCTAAAGTTAATGATCCGGATAGCGCGACCCTTTTGGTGAGATGGTTAGGTGAAAGACCTTTCATCTTCATTCAGCTCAGAAGGGACAGACCCGGGAGGACGTGGGCCTTTCTCAAAATGATGAGGGAGAGATGGGTCGACTATTCTAAGGTTGCCGTGGCTGGAGAGTGGTCATACGAGTTTTCCAAGAGAGTCGGAGGGATGTACCTCCCCGACTCCTGCGAAGGGACGGACCTTCTCCTAGATGAGGTCAGAAGGAGTGGATCCCCTCTATTCATAACGGGAAATAGGAGGGGTAGTTTAGTGAGGTGCTTGCTCCCCAGACTAGGTGTCAAGGACGAAGTTCCCACGTTGATGGGAAAAAGTGGGGATGGGGTACTCAGTCTCCCTTAG
- a CDS encoding branched-chain amino acid ABC transporter permease — protein MMEGILEYLYNPLVLSILVNMAVFLIVTLSLNLETGFAGIPQFGRVLAVIAGAIGAGAIAGRMMAAMMGLPAGIEYVGDQNFVIVGELNKALESNPLLSIGALILSLAVAAVMGGIMGYLASYPAIRLKEAYLGITLLAFGDALQIVGMYYDPLAGGTAGIVVPDVFRFVGTGEIRFLSSTLIILGIAILVYLYVQSLARSPFGRALKAMRDNELAAKVYGKDIVNLRAKTLIIGGALAGMGGALWTLYTGSFKALTYNRLTWTFWPWAFMMLGGTGNNLGIVLGTLVFSTVRSLIYAYKTELTAFIPINPNWLEYLLIGVIIIAIALFRPQGILPEKPELPLSRKKIESIRASLAKGD, from the coding sequence ATGATGGAGGGCATACTCGAGTACCTCTACAACCCTCTTGTACTGAGTATCCTAGTAAACATGGCTGTATTCCTCATAGTTACCTTAAGCCTCAACTTAGAAACCGGATTTGCGGGCATTCCACAGTTCGGTAGGGTGTTAGCAGTCATAGCTGGGGCTATAGGTGCAGGTGCGATAGCGGGAAGGATGATGGCAGCGATGATGGGATTACCCGCAGGTATCGAATACGTAGGGGATCAGAACTTCGTGATTGTAGGAGAGTTGAATAAAGCCTTGGAATCAAATCCTCTCCTATCGATAGGGGCTCTCATTCTGAGCTTGGCTGTAGCGGCGGTAATGGGAGGTATAATGGGCTATCTAGCATCCTATCCAGCGATAAGGTTGAAAGAAGCCTACTTAGGCATTACCTTGTTGGCTTTTGGCGACGCACTCCAAATAGTGGGAATGTATTACGATCCCTTAGCAGGTGGAACGGCGGGAATAGTAGTTCCCGACGTCTTCAGGTTCGTGGGGACAGGAGAGATAAGGTTCCTCAGCAGCACATTGATAATACTGGGTATAGCTATCTTGGTATACTTGTATGTCCAAAGTTTAGCTAGATCGCCCTTCGGCAGGGCCCTCAAGGCTATGAGAGATAATGAGCTCGCTGCTAAGGTATACGGCAAGGACATTGTAAATTTGAGGGCCAAGACCTTAATCATAGGAGGCGCGCTTGCTGGGATGGGAGGAGCCCTCTGGACCCTTTACACCGGAAGCTTCAAAGCCCTCACCTACAACAGGCTTACTTGGACCTTCTGGCCTTGGGCGTTCATGATGTTAGGAGGCACCGGAAATAACCTCGGGATAGTCCTCGGTACCTTGGTATTCTCCACTGTCAGAAGTCTGATCTATGCATACAAGACCGAACTGACAGCATTCATACCAATAAATCCAAATTGGCTTGAATACCTCCTGATAGGCGTCATAATAATCGCAATTGCTCTATTCAGACCTCAAGGAATACTTCCAGAGAAGCCAGAGCTACCGCTGTCGAGGAAGAAGATCGAGAGCATAAGGGCCTCCCTCGCTAAGGGAGACTGA
- a CDS encoding Glu/Leu/Phe/Val dehydrogenase, with product MSTELNPWEVALKQLDKAAKVMNLDPGLHAILAKPKRVLEVALPVKMDDGSIKVFTGWRVQHNDARGPHKGGIRYHPNTDVNEVKALAMWMTWKTAVVDVPFGGAKGGIQVDPHKLSLAELERLTRRYAYAIAPIISVDADIPAPDVYTSPREMAWIMDTYSMLKGYPEPGIITGKPLEVGGSEGRVEATARGLQYTVEEALKVLGIDPKGATAAVQGYGNAGYFSAKFMHELGMKVVAVSDTRGAIYNPDGLDPDAVLEHKKKTGSVKDFPGSTPIAADPVEGNKKLLELDVDVLIPAAIENVITKENADNVKAKIVAEAANGPTTPEADEILFQKGVLVIPDILANAGGVTVSYFEWVQARTREWWDIDTVRQKLRAKMTKAFRDVYNKHKEMNIDMRTAALVLAVGRVAKAMEIRGIWP from the coding sequence ATGTCTACTGAACTCAATCCATGGGAAGTTGCCCTTAAGCAGCTTGATAAGGCTGCTAAGGTTATGAATCTCGATCCCGGACTACATGCGATTTTGGCCAAGCCCAAGAGGGTCCTCGAGGTGGCCCTCCCCGTCAAGATGGATGACGGATCCATAAAGGTCTTCACCGGGTGGAGGGTCCAGCACAACGATGCTAGGGGGCCCCACAAGGGAGGTATAAGGTACCACCCCAACACCGATGTGAATGAAGTCAAGGCCCTAGCCATGTGGATGACTTGGAAGACCGCCGTCGTTGATGTGCCCTTCGGCGGTGCCAAGGGAGGAATCCAGGTAGATCCCCACAAGCTCAGCCTAGCCGAGCTGGAGAGGCTCACTAGGAGATACGCCTACGCAATAGCTCCCATAATAAGTGTGGACGCTGACATCCCCGCTCCCGACGTGTACACCTCACCTAGGGAAATGGCTTGGATAATGGACACCTACAGCATGCTCAAGGGCTACCCCGAACCCGGCATAATAACCGGCAAACCACTCGAGGTAGGTGGCAGCGAGGGCAGGGTGGAGGCCACCGCTAGGGGTCTGCAGTACACCGTCGAGGAGGCCCTCAAGGTCCTCGGTATAGATCCGAAGGGAGCCACCGCTGCCGTGCAGGGGTACGGTAACGCCGGCTACTTCTCAGCCAAGTTCATGCACGAGCTCGGTATGAAGGTCGTGGCCGTGAGCGACACTAGGGGTGCGATCTATAACCCCGACGGCCTCGATCCCGATGCCGTGCTCGAGCACAAGAAGAAGACCGGCAGCGTTAAGGACTTCCCTGGCTCCACCCCGATAGCTGCCGATCCTGTAGAGGGTAACAAGAAGCTACTCGAGCTTGATGTGGATGTACTGATCCCTGCCGCCATAGAGAATGTGATAACTAAGGAGAACGCTGACAATGTGAAGGCCAAGATAGTGGCCGAGGCCGCTAACGGTCCGACCACGCCCGAGGCTGATGAGATACTGTTCCAGAAGGGCGTGCTTGTCATACCCGATATCCTCGCCAACGCCGGAGGTGTGACCGTCAGCTACTTCGAGTGGGTGCAGGCTAGGACTAGAGAGTGGTGGGACATAGATACCGTCAGGCAGAAACTCAGGGCCAAGATGACCAAGGCCTTCAGGGATGTCTACAACAAGCACAAGGAAATGAACATAGACATGAGGACTGCTGCTCTGGTACTCGCTGTCGGCAGAGTGGCCAAGGCCATGGAGATCAGGGGCATTTGGCCCTGA
- a CDS encoding branched-chain amino acid ABC transporter permease gives MQILAGPIVQILMTAIGFSGGLALAAAGITLIYMTTGTFNFAHASMTAWGFYIVFSLYKVLLGGNPYLYFPVAFIFSGLLGVITYLVVNRWLLKRGADMVTLMMSTLGVDLAFFAFINIFADYLTATYKVNTRLIVLTTEDIILGKIGTFPFKAITIISVVIVVGMALFFYLLLNRTKFGIAFRITVENPALASILGINTETIYLFAWFMGGAMAGLGGAILSLVISGTPTVGNTVIVPEFAASIVGGLYSIYGGLVGGFLIGLSQKLIINWLGSVLGGNIVVYEPIIPLLIMAATLLLYPEGLAGIDWRRIFSRSKSSRR, from the coding sequence ATGCAGATTCTCGCTGGGCCGATAGTACAGATCCTTATGACAGCAATAGGCTTCTCAGGCGGGCTGGCCTTGGCTGCCGCTGGAATAACTCTAATATATATGACCACAGGCACCTTCAATTTCGCTCATGCCTCTATGACTGCATGGGGATTCTACATAGTATTCTCATTGTACAAGGTTCTGCTAGGGGGGAATCCCTACTTATACTTCCCAGTGGCATTCATATTCTCCGGTCTTCTGGGAGTCATCACCTATCTAGTAGTAAACAGGTGGCTATTGAAGAGAGGGGCTGACATGGTCACCCTAATGATGTCGACACTGGGCGTCGATCTCGCCTTCTTTGCATTCATTAACATATTCGCGGACTACCTGACAGCCACATATAAGGTCAACACAAGATTGATCGTCTTGACCACTGAGGATATAATATTAGGTAAGATAGGTACCTTCCCTTTTAAGGCAATAACGATAATCTCGGTCGTGATAGTCGTGGGGATGGCCCTATTCTTCTACCTACTCCTGAACAGAACCAAGTTCGGAATAGCCTTCAGGATAACGGTAGAGAATCCGGCTCTAGCCTCGATACTGGGGATAAATACGGAAACTATTTACCTCTTCGCGTGGTTCATGGGAGGAGCGATGGCTGGGCTGGGTGGAGCCATATTGTCTCTTGTGATCAGCGGTACACCTACCGTCGGGAACACTGTGATCGTACCAGAATTCGCCGCATCAATAGTAGGAGGCCTCTACTCGATATACGGTGGGCTAGTTGGAGGATTCCTAATTGGTCTCAGTCAGAAGCTGATAATAAACTGGTTGGGAAGCGTACTGGGAGGCAACATAGTGGTTTACGAGCCCATCATACCTCTGCTCATAATGGCTGCGACGCTTCTGCTCTACCCAGAGGGTCTCGCTGGCATAGATTGGAGGAGGATCTTCTCGAGATCGAAATCTAGCAGGAGGTGA